From the genome of Kluyveromyces lactis strain NRRL Y-1140 chromosome F complete sequence:
CATGGTGTTCATATGATTTTAAGAGAAGCTCATCCTCCTCTGGTGTCCATTTACCTTTCTTCAATACAGGATCTAAAGAACTAGTCCATCTCTTTTTCACATCCGTCGCTTTCTTATTATCCAATTCGAATTGCTTGGCAAGCTGATCCCAGGGAATTTTTTTGACAACATTACTAGATTGCTGAATTGTTTTAATAGATTTGATACCATCCGGATATCCCAAATTTACTAACGATTCGTTAACCAATTTTCTAAGCagatcatcttcttctttggtcCATATTTTCCTCATCTTTCTTCTAAACGTTTGATACCCTAAAGATTCTGAAACCTCAAGAGCATTGACTGGTTCCTTCTTAACTCTCTTCCTCAAATTGCTCATATGCTCCTCTGACATATCACCCGAATCGTCACTCACACTGCTAGCTACAGTTCCTTTCTCACTCGACGATTCATTCATATTCCAGTCAAAATAGATACTTGATCCAAGATACTGATTTCTTGATAGAAAAGTCAAAAAATTAGACTGAAATCAAGTTTATTAATTAACACCAATTTTACTACTTCTCAACCAATGTTTTTGAGATTGTTCAAAACTTTATAGCAAGTGTATCTCGATATTTCCGTTATGACTGTTAGTACAATCAATAGATGACGATAACgataaacttctttttgtttctgttaatgatattttgggTTGAAAACCAAGTTGTAATTTAATACAGCTCTGAAACTGTCTACACAGCCTTGTATCTGCTGTGATATAGGCGCTGTATTCACCGTTTTCACTTCGCTTGATAGATACCCTGAGAGATACTCTACATAGTTATGATGTCAAATTTGAGTAATCTTAGTCTGgcaaatttctttattttctttttcaggCAGAAGGGCCCTGGCAGAAATTTTGTGCACGTGATAgtatccgggtaatgtTTAAATAAGTATACATTTCTCAACATGGATTGCATCTCTGTCGAAAAGCTGCTTTCAATTATCAACAATAATAACTTCAGGAACGAAGAAACGAGGTAATATATGGTAACTTACAGGCTACATGGCAGCTGAAATACTAGTTTTGAGTGTTAGTTTAATTATTGTAACCGAATCATTTGTTAAATTCTAACTTTCACCACTTATATGAAACTGGCGTAGAAATAATGACGGTATCGTATCATCGAAAAGGGTTTGATGACATTAGTGATTATTCCAGATCAACGGTGATAACTGCAGATGTCTCTTCTAAACCATACTATTTCGACCGGAAAGGTATCAAAGATAGTTTAAATTCTGGTAATGAAGCACGTGATAGAGGTAGCGAAAGTAGGTGGAAATCGTTGGGATATAATACTGTCCTTTCAACTCTTTTTGATTCAGCAAAGACATGGTTTTCCTGGATTGATCCTTTGGAGCAAGAAAATGGGAAAGATCGTACCATTTCCAACACTACTGGAGCAAATTACGACAGTTTGAAAAGAGGAGTTGATGAGGAGTCGACTCCGAGAAAGAAAATTCATTTAGACTCACTGCTCCAAGAGAAGGAGCATTTAAGGGAACAGTTACAACATTCAATTACTCCAACGAAAGAAGTGTTGAAGTTACCTAAGGATCCTTTCCATTGGGATAATActaatgaagaaaactaTACAGAATCCTCACCTACAAGAGTACAATATGGAACTAGACTCTATAGAAAACTCAAGCATAAGAACCAGCAACAGCAGTCCACTGCATTAATTGCTAAACCGTCCGATGAAGTATCATATTTAAAAAATTTATTCAACGGAGAATATCATGTACCGATTGAGATGCAAAAGGAAAGGGAAAATCAGCTCAAACTTCTTTCAAGAGATAACAGCCACAGCAGCAATGCCAGTACAAACAGTAGTAATAACAACATTGTAAGGCTTACAGAAAGGATTAAGGCTttaattttggaaaacagGAAATCAATAGGCCCAAGTACCGAAAGAGGATCTACAACTGATGACATAGTCATAATAAGAGAGCACAAGCTTGATCCATTAGAagagaaaaggaaacagatCTACAATCAGACGTTGAAATTTGATCGTTCTCTCCttacttttgaagaagagttCAAAAGCTATTCTCAGttgattgaagaaagaaggaaactAGTAGAGCAAGTGAGGAAAACCGCCAAACCACAAAAACTGATACCTGATCTATCAACTGAAGATTTATCGGAAGTGAAAGCAACTTTCAATAGGTCTGATAACGCTGTTCTTTCATCCAAGTATATGTTGGAAGTAACTGTGCGAGATTTCAAGACATTAGCCCCTAGAAGGTGGTTGAATGACACAATCATTGAGTTTTTCATGAAGTATATCGAACAAAACACTGCCAAAACTGTTGCATTTAactcatttttttattctaCTTTAGCTGACAGAGGCTATCAAGGTGTAAGAAGAtggatgaaaagaaagaaggtTGATATTTTAGATCTTAATAAGATCTTCGTTCCtatcaatttgaatgattctCATTGGACATTGGGTATAATAGAAATGAAGCAACACAAAATTTATTATCTtgattctctttcttctggaaTGAATTCGGTCAGTTTCCTAATTATGAAAAATCTCCAGTCTTATGTGATGGAAGAAAGCAAACAAAAGCTTGGTGAGGATTTCGAACTTTGCCATATTGCTTGTCCACAGCAGCCAAACGGATTTGACTGCGGCATATATGTTTGTCTGAATACACTTTATATGAGCAAGGATTACACTTTGAGCTTTGATTCTAAAGATGCAGCAAACATGAGAAATTACATAGGTCATTTAATATTAAGTAAATAGAATTAAACTCTTTTCGTTGACGAATACTAAAATTTGCTATTCTTACCACTTGTTTCAGACTATTTCAAACgttgaaatgaaatcatcTTGTAGACTTCGCAACTCTTCAATGTCAATTGTTTTTTCATGATTACAAAACGCTTTGAGTTTTTGTACTAAATAATAAACCTGTTTGATTTGGGTAGTTTGACATGCATTATCACAAGAATCTTCCTTTGCAATGATtttcaaaccttttcttttgctaGCTCGAAGTAATTCCGATATTTTGTATGCTTCCAACataattctttcactgAAAATTCGTTTACAAATCATCATACCGTATCCTTCTATCTCTTCTGATTCTGTGGAGGctttatatttcattttgaGATGTGATTCCTGATCAATCTCAGTTTTCATCTCAAGATGTAAAACACGAGGCTTTGGTGCCAATATTTTAGGAATATCTCTGAAATGTGTCGATAGAAATACAGTAGCATTTTTGGAAAGGAGATATTCCGATATAGCCAAAGCTATAGAGAACCCATCTGCGATGCTTGAGCCACGTCCTAATTCATCTAGGATCATAAGAGTCTTATCTGTTatatcatcaatgaaatatgCCATGTCTTTCATTTCTGCTGAGAAAGTGGATGAATACGCCTCTATGTCATCATTACAGACACGGGCATGAAGCTTCTGATATAGGGGGAAAGATGCAGAAGTACAGGGCACAGGGCATCCTATCTGCGCCAAAATTGTAAGCATAGCAACTTGTTTCAAGTATATTGATTTTCCGCTCATGTTACAACCTGTTACTATCTGAAACGAAGAGAGATTGGGTATTGCCTCTACATCATTCGCTACAAAGTTGGTTAGTGTATTTTCTAAAATTGGATGGCGAGCTCCACTAAGTGATAAATGATTACCAAACGATGCTAAAATCCAGTTATTCTCTAAACCCGTTGTTGCAAGAGAACACAAAAGGTCTAGAACTGATATAGCCTCAGATATCATAAAAAGTGTTGCGATATGAGAAGAAATATTGGATAAAAGTTCACTCACGGTTTGTTCACTCAAAGCTATCATCTCACAAGTAAGCTCAGAGAGCCTTGtattcattttcattaagTTCAATGTGGTAAATTCATACGCAGTTTTCTTCGTAACACGATTGATAAAGCAGGAGTCTAAATCAGAGAGCTGGTTaatgtctttcttttttagTTTCAAGTAAAACTGCCGATTAACATCATGTCCATGGCTGAAATTCAATCCAAATTTATCTCTGAGGGAGTCCACTTCTCTCATAATATCATCTGTTAAAGATTTATACAATTGCCTGAGCACGTCAAGAAGACCGTTTGAACCTCTCTTAATAGCGTACGCTTTCTGGTTTTGTAGATCGATAGGTGTAGAAGCCCAACGTGTATCTTCATTGAGATATCgattgatcaaatcaaagatGCTGCTAATATCATCTGAACTAAATATTGCCATGATTTCTGACAACAATTTGCTTTCAAATTTGCTTTCTTCGAAAAGTCTCTTAAGCGTTGTTGCACTCTCAATggattctttcaacaatatgACATAATTGAGCTTTTGATCAGGAAGAATGACGGTGTGATTGAACGAGAGAAGTTTAGAGAAAAGAGCATCCAGGTCATGAAGAACTTTTAGCTCCATCCTAAAGGAATTTAAAAAATCTGGGTTGTTCTGTAGTTCCTGTACAGCAGAAACTCTAAGCTTTAACGAATTAATATCAGTTAAAGGTTGAAGTATATCATTCCTAAGCGCTCTATGTCCCATTTTAGTCACTGTTTTGTCAATTACTTTTAATAGTGTCATTCCATTTGATTCTAGAGTGTTTTCTATTAATTCTAAAGATTGAACTGTTTTCATATCAATCAACATGGTATTGTCACCATTATCAATTCTAACTCTGAAGTTGCTAAACTTTAAAGCTAAATCAGCTTCAGCTATTTGTGTCATGTAGTTGCTAGCCGCAGATACTGCCATAAGACAAAACTCTTTACCGATTAATTGTTCCGCGAAAGGTACAGGAGACTTGTTTGTACCAAGTAAGGCGAActtttcaagaacttctAATCCCTCTTGAGGATTGTAAACTTTCGTGGCCGCCTCGCATATCTTTACATTGTCGGAAATATTGCATTTGACTATAGTCGACAACTTTGAAACTTTTCCCGACAATGAATGCGATGGAATGAGGATTTCAGTGGGTTGACAGACGTATATTTTGTTTAAAGTTTTAATAAAGACTTGAGTATCAATGAATTCTGAAACGTGCATTTCCGCAGTTGAATAATTTACCACGCAAATTCCAACTCGTGTATCTGCATTTTTCCCAGACTCGAATATGCTAAATATTGTCCTGTCAGGCCCTACAACAAGTCCAGAGGTAGTTGTAGTaatctttttatttcttgaCGTATACCTTGACTCAGATTTGGATTGCCTAGTTTGCATTGATTTTCTGATTGGCAAAGAACAATCCCTTTCCTGCtgatgatttgataatTCAAAAATAGTTGGCTGCCTATCGACTTTACGTTTCTTAGATGTTGAGTGCCTGCTAACCCTTGAATTATTTTGAGATTGATTATCCGATGTAGTGGTTCCGACGGAAGAAGTGCCTTCGACCGAAGACGATTCAAAAGCCCACTTTGCGAAAGATGTAACATTACCAGATGTTGTCGCTGTGTTGTTCATTCTTTAATGGTTAGATTATTTAGCTCAAGTGCTATTTCCTCCGTGACCTCTTTCAATAcctcttcctctttcgTGTTGATCTTCTCCTGTTGTTCAGGTTCAGGTTTATTTATATGAACCtttgttttcgttttcGATTCCGGCTTAAATTGTTTGCCGCTGAggttttccaaatcttcGAGCCAGCACAACTCTTGGGCAAGCAAAAAGGCTGCATAATCTGCAGAGCCCTTGAATATCAGATCAGTATCTTGGCGTGAGGTCTTGAAATCACCAACTATCTCACGGTTCAGTAGCACCCTAAGCCACGAATTCGGTGCCTCCATGGGTAACGATGCAAACGGGTACACAGTTAAGGACGTACCACAGACAATACAAACTGTTTTTTCCTTCGTAGAGCTATCCAAATCCCACGTATCGAAGAACTCGGTAGGTAACCCTTCACCGAAGAATACAATCTTCGGTTTAATCAACCCGCCACATCCATCACAAGTAGCATAATTTCCGCCGTCCTCATCGGTTTCTTGTTCGTTTAATAGTAatttattttgaaaagCTTCCTTTGGGAATTCTTTACCACAGTCAATGCAATGGTTTGACGCAAATGATCCGTGTGCTTCTATAATGAATTCATCGCTGATATTTGCTTCTCTTTCCAAAGTATCTATATTCTGGGTATATATTCTTTTTAACCGGTTTTTGCTCTCGAATagtttcatcaaataaTGGAACGGAGACGGCTTGAAATTACCAGGATACAACTCCTTTGCAAGAGTATAAAACGGTTTGGGATTCTGTTCGAAGTATTCTATATCGAATACAGCTTCAGCATAAGGAAGATTCAGTTTTGATAAGTTATGGTAAAGCCCTGTTTCTGGAGATCTGAAATCGGGAATTCCACTAGAAGTTGATATTCCAGCCCCAACCATGAATATAACTTTCACATCAGGATTATCCTGGAGGTATTTGGCTAACTTTTTAATAGCCTTCGGTATTTCAGCAGACATAGGGATGGGCAATATGGCACCGCGAAACGAAAGCTGGATCTATAAAAATCgaaccaaaaaaaacacTAAAAAAGAGGTTCAAGTAGTAATTACTGAGGTAGTATACCCTAGTAGGTTTGTATGACCAGATATACGACGATATGTGGGAGGTTCACCTTATGAAGCTGATTAATAGATGAATATCCGGTATATAGTATGGATAAAGAATATAATTAACTTACCTTCCTTTTCATGGTGGAGCagagtgaaaaaaaaatcaaaaaagaaaacgacCCCGGAGAGGATTGAACTCTCGATCTTGCGATTAACAGTCGCACGCCTTAACCAGCTTGGCCACGGAGTCACGTTTCTGGTGTTTCCGATTTCCTGTCCAACCATACTCGGGTAACAACCGGCTTCACCATGGTATTACTCATAATTCCACTTTCATGCCATCCTGTTGCAAGCAGGCCACATTCTTCTTAGGCTGTTTCAATGCAACCACAACAAAACAATACACACATTACTAATACCTTCTATTTAACACTTGAATGGCTGCCTCTCTTAATACAGCCATCTCTATCTATTCTCACGAACTTGCGGTCTTTTGGTGGGcattttttcctctttcgcCCCGATAGCATTCTCAACCCAAGAATTCCCAGGAATTCCCTGGGAATCCCGAGCATTAGCGTGACTTACCGCGATAGTGAACGGCCATATTCTTGTAGCAAAGGTTATGTAGCCCTACTACAAGTACATGTGAGGTATGGGTTCTGCTATCTATCCTATTCCCGATGCCCTCTTCGAAACTGCCCATGTCATTAGAGTATTCTTTCTCACGCTCAATGAAGTATCGATTCATCCTACAAAGCACCATAGTATACCATCTTAGGTTATGTGTCATTTTCACTAGTAGAATCTGATTTGGAGAAAAGGGAAGGTGGAAATTGGAAAACTGAATAGAGACGTTTTGGCTGCCTGTTCTAAGTTTTGGCTATATAACTTTGGAGTCAATAAGGTGAAGTTGTGAAGCTGTTAAGTTAGGACGTTTCAAATGCTGAAGGACTCAGTTATCTCAGCGTATGGTATTACATCTTTCCCAATAGCAAGCTTAATGATACCTGTAGCTGTCAAGAGAATCAAAGACGTCGGTTTATAGCAGGATATATTATTAGAGTGTGTTGAAGAATGAGTTTTTCTACGGGCTCTTCTTCGAAGAGTACCTCATCGGTAGTGGTTGTTGATGTTCCAAAGCCATTCATTCAGGAAGATGATCACACGAACAGCGAGAATGTAGTACCATTTGATCAGTCTGTGATAGAGTGTCGAGATGCTAACAATGAGGAACAGGAAGCTGGTGGGTTCATTTCAAGAGTTTCTACTAAATTGGAGAATTATCACAAAGAGTCCGTTCTATTGAATCAGGAAAATATAGAACTTCCAGTCTACGATAACGACTTATTTGATCCTTTGTCCAGAGCTGCTACACAGGATGTTGTTTCTAGGCGAAATACCTGTCGTAAGGATTCTGTAGAGGGAAGTATAccagaaattgaagatgatgggTTATACAATGCGGATGATATTATAGATCCTCCGCCAGATGGTGGATATGGATGGATTTGCTGTGCATGTGTTGTGGTAATGAATTTCTGTACATGGGGACCTAATACGTGTTATGGTGTGTTTCTATCGTACTATTTGTCTTCGAATTATTTTCCCAATGCAACTCCGACCGATTTTGCAGTCATCGGAGGTTTGATGCTTGGGTTGACTTTGTTCCTTTTGCCATTGTCTGCCATGTGTATGAACAAATTCGGTTACAGACCTGTTATGTTAGTCGGCGTATTACTACAGTTCACATCGTTcatatcttcttctttcgTTACGACCATTGGGGAGCTTTATTTCACGTATGGTATTCTATTGGGTTTTGCGAATGGGTTTATATTTGGTTGTAACTCAGTGGTTATTCCAGGTTggtttttgaagaaaagagcGTTTGCAAACGGTCTTACCCATATTGGAGTTGGATTAGGTGGGTTAGTCTTAACGTTTGCTGTGCATGCTATTATGGAGAAAACGGGATCTCACAAATGGCCAATGAGATTTTTGGGGATCATGGTCTTGGTATTCAATACTATCGCAGCTCTGATTGTTAAAATCAGAGTCCCACGTAACCCTCCACCACAGAAATCTTCTCTgcaattgttgaaagatgtctatgatttcaatgtttaCAAATTAACTCCCTTGCAGTATTGTACGCTATGGTCCACTATGACCAATATTGGATACGTTATCCTActattttcattatcaaactATGCATTGTCCATCGGATTGAATTCTCAGCAGGCTACTGTGACGTTAGCACTATTTAACGGGGCACAGATCATTGGACGGCCAGCTATGGGATATTTCTCTGAAAAAATTGGTCGTGTCAATTGTACATCGATCTGTATGTTTTACACAATCCTTCTTTTAGGCCCATATTGGTTCAACGTCGATAGCTATTCAGCCATACTCGGCTTCACATTTTTATTAGGTTTGGCAGCAGGTGTTTCATCCGTTAATGTCATCCCATTGATTGCCGATGTTACTGGTATGGCTCATTTCCCAGCTGGATTAGGTTACAATAACATTTGGAATGGGTCCACTGCAGTGGTAGCAGAAATTTTTGCATTAAAATTGAGAGATTATTCGTTACCACAACCATACCTCCATTGTCAGATATTTGTCTTAGTCATGTACTTTGTGGGTCTGTTGGCATTAATCCCTTATCGCGAGTGGAAGGTAAGAAGAATGTTGAATGCACGGATATCCGGTAAGAACGTCGATGATAAGATTCGATTGAAGTGGCATAGAGTACTAGAGCCCGGTGTATTGAACTATTTCAAACGTGCATTTTATCTAGTAAGATGCTGATGGCCGTTTGTAGCTAActtaaaaataaaacaatcTCCTGCATGTTGTAACATCTGCTGTTGTTACAAAATTACTCTTACTTAATAATTAAATAATTTCCGATCAGTATTAATTAATACACTGCATTTCAGACAATAATTATCATAGATTGTTGATAACATAGCAGTATATGGTGCTGGCAGTTCCGCATAGCACAAGTATACATGCATCCTCATTGCAAATTACCTCAAAAGAGGAGAATTCCTTCAATGGGGTATCAGACGGTAGTATGACAATATCTTTGGAAGTTTCGTCTTCATTTAACTGCCAATTGTTTTGAGTATCTCTACTAAATCTTaaggatttgatttgaaatgtGAAACTCGTTAATAGAGCAACATAGAAAGAGCCATTTTCGTTAATCCACTGAGCTTTTATTATCGCATCATCGCACTCTATAACACTTACTCTTGAATTGCTGACCGCGTCCCAAAAAATACAATCACCATCAATGGAgtaagagaagaaaagatcatCAATGCCAGCACAAGCGACCATACCAGTAATTGGACCTTCGTGGAATAGAGAAGCATCATCCACATTTGAGGTGAAGTTTGGTATGAAACCATTGTTTCCTTCACTAATTTTGTAACACCCTTTGTTATCACCTTTTAGAGGTAATTGACACACTTTGTAAATAAAGCCATCCTCGCAACCAAGATATATGGAAGAAGGATCAGATGGCAGCAGTAGCATACTAATTATGCTCAGTTCGTCATAAAGCGACATTATCAATAGGTGTTGGTAATACTTGTTATCTTTTTTAGTCTGTTCAGTAGAATATGATAAGTCCGTCCTTGGGATAGGAATAATTTTGACATCGTCATCCTCTTTTAATGATAAATCTAAGGTTGATATCAGCTTAAGTTGGCCATTGGTGCTGGCCGCCAGGATGCTATGGTCATTGAATTTTGGAATTATAATTGAAAGTACCGGATAGTGATGATAATTAGTGGAAAcaatatttctttccacCTGAAAGCtattatttattttgaCTGTTCGCAGTTCATATAAGATGAGTTTTCCTGTATAGCAAGAAAGAACGACGGAGGTAATCTTAGAATTAGGATTATCAATAAACTTGCTCCGTACAACATTCTGACCTTGGAATAAAACTGTATCAAGTACCTCACCAGAAGAGACGTGTGTGATTTGAACTAAAGAGCTTTTCACGTATTTGGTTACAAGATGAATCACAGTAACCAGTAAATTATCTAAGACGTCACTGGAAATGACCCTTGCTTCAGAAGTTGAATCAATGGCAActtttggtgaaattgataaATACATGCTTATTTTCCCATCACCAGCGATTTGATGAGAAGATGACTTGAGCGCAGCCGCTTCTATAGTCTCCTGTAGTGAaaatgtttctttcttcaacgttGCGTAGTCTTCCGCTGAAACGACATTTCCGAAATCAAACACatccttttcaacaacttcTTTATCCTCCTTGGTCTCTGTAATATCTGAAGTCGATGCTTGCTGTTCTATAAGATCTTGGGAAGGTAGATGTCCATCTTCCATAATTTCATGTTTCCCGTCATATTCATCTGTCTGTATTCCGATATCATATGTTATCACAGCCTCCTTAACAGCGCTCAATTCAAACTCATTTACATCATCTGTTTGCACTGAGATCTCAACAGTttttacttctttcttgacTTCAGATTCGTTGTTATTTATGGAATTGGTGATATGGGAAATGAACGGAAGGGTACAATCTGCTATCTCTTCATGTTTCgaatcaatttttttcctttgcaGCTGAAGAGCCTCTATTTTCTGCTTCATCAACTGTAAGCGCTCATTCTTGTCCATATTTCTGGGTATATTCCCCCTGAGGTTGGTGTTGCTGATGAGCGCTTCTTCACTGACGCGTTTTATCTTGCTTCATGTATGGATTTGTTAAGCGtaaacaaaagatgataaatAAGATTTGAGTATTATCAAAAATACGATGTTACAGTAAGTTGGATGAATTTCACAATAGGTTGGAGGATAACACATTGCAAGTAAGTCCTTCTTGTCTGAATACACCTTTACAGCAATTATAAAAGCCACCCCGGTGTACTATCCGAACACTTCCTCCGCTTTGAGTCCTGGTGGTAGgatcatatttctttaGTACAATGAGCATTGATATTGACGACATTCTAGCTGAGCTGGATAGGGACACTACAGCTGTTGAACAAAATGCTTCTTCATACCCAGACCAAAGCGATCGAACTCAAGGCAATGATGTCTCTCAGATAAGACCAGCAGATAAGGCGGTTGACCCTGTGGCTCCCACACAGTTTAACAAAATTGACGACTATCAAAAGCTAATTACACATTGGAAGAATGAACGTATGAGTCCGGAGCTGCTTCCATATCCACATCATCTCATGACTAGGACATTAATAAggattcaagaaagaattgaactAATAGAAACACTATCAATGGGATACTTAGAAGATAATCAAGAGTTAACTGTCGATTCAAAGCTACCACTTTTATGCATGGAAGCAGAACTTGAGAGATTGAAGTTCCTAGTTCGATCTTTCATCAGATGCCGGTTAAGCAAAATTGACAAATACAGCATTTACCTAAGACAACAATCCGAACTACCCAATAATGCGG
Proteins encoded in this window:
- the ULP1 gene encoding SUMO protease ULP1 (similar to uniprot|Q02724 Saccharomyces cerevisiae YPL020C ULP1 Ubl (ubiquitin-like protein)-specific protease that cleaves Smt3p protein conjugates specifically required for cell cycle progression associates with nucleoporins and may interact with septin rings during telophase); its protein translation is MTVSYHRKGFDDISDYSRSTVITADVSSKPYYFDRKGIKDSLNSGNEARDRGSESRWKSLGYNTVLSTLFDSAKTWFSWIDPLEQENGKDRTISNTTGANYDSLKRGVDEESTPRKKIHLDSLLQEKEHLREQLQHSITPTKEVLKLPKDPFHWDNTNEENYTESSPTRVQYGTRLYRKLKHKNQQQQSTALIAKPSDEVSYLKNLFNGEYHVPIEMQKERENQLKLLSRDNSHSSNASTNSSNNNIVRLTERIKALILENRKSIGPSTERGSTTDDIVIIREHKLDPLEEKRKQIYNQTLKFDRSLLTFEEEFKSYSQLIEERRKLVEQVRKTAKPQKLIPDLSTEDLSEVKATFNRSDNAVLSSKYMLEVTVRDFKTLAPRRWLNDTIIEFFMKYIEQNTAKTVAFNSFFYSTLADRGYQGVRRWMKRKKVDILDLNKIFVPINLNDSHWTLGIIEMKQHKIYYLDSLSSGMNSVSFLIMKNLQSYVMEESKQKLGEDFELCHIACPQQPNGFDCGIYVCLNTLYMSKDYTLSFDSKDAANMRNYIGHLILSK
- the MSH4 gene encoding MutS family protein MSH4 (similar to uniprot|P40965 Saccharomyces cerevisiae YFL003C MSH4 Protein involved in meiotic recombination required for normal levels of crossing over colocalizes with Zip2p to discrete foci on meiotic chromosomes has homology to bacterial MutS protein) — protein: MNNTATTSGNVTSFAKWAFESSSVEGTSSVGTTTSDNQSQNNSRVSRHSTSKKRKVDRQPTIFELSNHQQERDCSLPIRKSMQTRQSKSESRYTSRNKKITTTTSGLVVGPDRTIFSIFESGKNADTRVGICVVNYSTAEMHVSEFIDTQVFIKTLNKIYVCQPTEILIPSHSLSGKVSKLSTIVKCNISDNVKICEAATKVYNPQEGLEVLEKFALLGTNKSPVPFAEQLIGKEFCLMAVSAASNYMTQIAEADLALKFSNFRVRIDNGDNTMLIDMKTVQSLELIENTLESNGMTLLKVIDKTVTKMGHRALRNDILQPLTDINSLKLRVSAVQELQNNPDFLNSFRMELKVLHDLDALFSKLLSFNHTVILPDQKLNYVILLKESIESATTLKRLFEESKFESKLLSEIMAIFSSDDISSIFDLINRYLNEDTRWASTPIDLQNQKAYAIKRGSNGLLDVLRQLYKSLTDDIMREVDSLRDKFGLNFSHGHDVNRQFYLKLKKKDINQLSDLDSCFINRVTKKTAYEFTTLNLMKMNTRLSELTCEMIALSEQTVSELLSNISSHIATLFMISEAISVLDLLCSLATTGLENNWILASFGNHLSLSGARHPILENTLTNFVANDVEAIPNLSSFQIVTGCNMSGKSIYLKQVAMLTILAQIGCPVPCTSASFPLYQKLHARVCNDDIEAYSSTFSAEMKDMAYFIDDITDKTLMILDELGRGSSIADGFSIALAISEYLLSKNATVFLSTHFRDIPKILAPKPRVLHLEMKTEIDQESHLKMKYKASTESEEIEGYGMMICKRIFSERIMLEAYKISELLRASKRKGLKIIAKEDSCDNACQTTQIKQVYYLVQKLKAFCNHEKTIDIEELRSLQDDFISTFEIV
- the HST2 gene encoding histone deacetylase HST2 (similar to uniprot|P53686 Saccharomyces cerevisiae YPL015C HST2 Cytoplasmic member of the silencing information regulator 2 (Sir2) family of NAD()-dependent protein deacetylases modulates nucleolar (rDNA) and telomeric silencing possesses NAD()-dependent histone deacetylase activity in vitro) encodes the protein MSAEIPKAIKKLAKYLQDNPDVKVIFMVGAGISTSSGIPDFRSPETGLYHNLSKLNLPYAEAVFDIEYFEQNPKPFYTLAKELYPGNFKPSPFHYLMKLFESKNRLKRIYTQNIDTLEREANISDEFIIEAHGSFASNHCIDCGKEFPKEAFQNKLLLNEQETDEDGGNYATCDGCGGLIKPKIVFFGEGLPTEFFDTWDLDSSTKEKTVCIVCGTSLTVYPFASLPMEAPNSWLRVLLNREIVGDFKTSRQDTDLIFKGSADYAAFLLAQELCWLEDLENLSGKQFKPESKTKTKVHINKPEPEQQEKINTKEEEVLKEVTEEIALELNNLTIKE
- a CDS encoding uncharacterized protein (weakly similar to uniprot|P53918 Saccharomyces cerevisiae YNL125C ESBP6 Protein with similarity to monocarboxylate permeases appears not to be involved in transport of monocarboxylates such as lactate pyruvate or acetate across the plasma membrane), producing MSFSTGSSSKSTSSVVVVDVPKPFIQEDDHTNSENVVPFDQSVIECRDANNEEQEAGGFISRVSTKLENYHKESVLLNQENIELPVYDNDLFDPLSRAATQDVVSRRNTCRKDSVEGSIPEIEDDGLYNADDIIDPPPDGGYGWICCACVVVMNFCTWGPNTCYGVFLSYYLSSNYFPNATPTDFAVIGGLMLGLTLFLLPLSAMCMNKFGYRPVMLVGVLLQFTSFISSSFVTTIGELYFTYGILLGFANGFIFGCNSVVIPGWFLKKRAFANGLTHIGVGLGGLVLTFAVHAIMEKTGSHKWPMRFLGIMVLVFNTIAALIVKIRVPRNPPPQKSSLQLLKDVYDFNVYKLTPLQYCTLWSTMTNIGYVILLFSLSNYALSIGLNSQQATVTLALFNGAQIIGRPAMGYFSEKIGRVNCTSICMFYTILLLGPYWFNVDSYSAILGFTFLLGLAAGVSSVNVIPLIADVTGMAHFPAGLGYNNIWNGSTAVVAEIFALKLRDYSLPQPYLHCQIFVLVMYFVGLLALIPYREWKVRRMLNARISGKNVDDKIRLKWHRVLEPGVLNYFKRAFYLVRC